In Gossypium hirsutum isolate 1008001.06 chromosome D06, Gossypium_hirsutum_v2.1, whole genome shotgun sequence, one genomic interval encodes:
- the LOC107901885 gene encoding katanin p60 ATPase-containing subunit A-like 2 isoform X2 yields the protein MADEPSLTRWSFLFGRKRLPEPQNGQTADELDSNGTNSNVTSKENHPVRNTSDMAIYEQYRNQGTHSVHSNGVVSNGFDSRPQRSLLPAFESAEMRALGESLSRDIVRGNPDVKWESIKGLEDAKRLLKEAVVMPIKYPKYFTGLLSPWKGILLFGPPGTGKTMLAKAVATECKTTFFNISASSVVSKWRGDSEKLIKVLFDLARHHAPSTIFLDEIDAIISQRGGEGRSEHEASRRLKTELLIQMDGLTRSDELVFVLAATNLPWELDAAMLRRLEKRILVPLPEPEARKAMFEELLPQQHGEEALPYDILVERSEGYSGSDIRLLCKEAAMQPLRRLMAVLEDNQEVVPEDELPNVGPVTSDDIETALRNTRPSAHLHAHRYEKFNADYGSQILR from the exons ATGGCTGATGAACCTTCTCTCACTCGATGGTCTTTTCTG TTTGGGAGGAAGAGATTGCCTGAGCCGCAAAATGGTCAAACTGCTGATGAGCTCGACTCCAATGGCACTAATTCGAACGTGACTTCAAAAGAAAACCACCCTGTCAGGAACACTTCTGATATGGCTATCTACGAGCAGTACCGGAACCAG GGTACACACTCGGTGCACTCAAATGGCGTGGTGTCTAATGGATTTGATTCGAGACC GCAAAGGTCTCTGCTTCCTGCTTTTGAATCTGCAGAAATGCGTGCATTAGGAGAGAGTTTAAGTag GGACATCGTTCGAGGGAATCCAGATGTTAAGTGGGAAAGCATCAAGGGATTAGAGGATGCCAAACGCTTACTTAAAGAGGCAGTTGTTATGCCTATAAAATATCCCAA GTACTTTACTGGTCTTCTTTCACCATGGAAGGGTATTCTCCTTTTTGGCCCCCCAGGGACAGGAAAG ACAATGCTGGCAAAGGCTGTAGCAACAGAATGCAAGACCACATTTTTCAATATTTCAGCATCATCTGTTGTCAGCAAATGGCGTG GTGATTCTGAGAAGTTAATAAAAGTACTATTTGACCTAGCAAGACACCATGCACCGTCTACCATTTTTCTTGATGAAATTGATGCCATTATAAGTCAGCGCGGTGGTGAAGGACGCAGCGAGCATGAAGCTAGTAGGCGTTTGAAAACTGAGCTACTTatacag ATGGATGGTTTGACACGGTCAGATGAGCTTGTGTTTGTTCTGGCAGCAACAAACCTCCCCTGGGAATTGGATGCTGCCATGCTCCGTCGTCTTGAGAAGCGA ATCCTTGTTCCTCTCCCAGAGCCAGAAGCAAGAAAAGCGATGTTTGAAGAGCTTCTGCCCCAACAGCATGGTGAGGAGGCTCTTCCTTATGATATATTAGTGGAAAGATCAGAAGGTTACTCAGGTTCAGATATTCGATTACTTTGCAAAGAAGCAGCCATGCAGCCTTTGAGACGCCTAATGGCTGTCCTTGAGGATAACCAGGAAGTAGTGCCTGAGGATG AGCTGCCGAATGTTGGGCCAGTTACGTCTGATGATATAGAAACTGCTTTGAGGAACACCAGACCATCGGCACATTTACATGCTCATCGCTACGAGAAGTTCAATGCAGACTATGGCAGTCAAATACTCCGATGA
- the LOC107901885 gene encoding katanin p60 ATPase-containing subunit A-like 2 isoform X1, whose product MADEPSLTRWSFLDFKLFYDAKFGRKRLPEPQNGQTADELDSNGTNSNVTSKENHPVRNTSDMAIYEQYRNQGTHSVHSNGVVSNGFDSRPQRSLLPAFESAEMRALGESLSRDIVRGNPDVKWESIKGLEDAKRLLKEAVVMPIKYPKYFTGLLSPWKGILLFGPPGTGKTMLAKAVATECKTTFFNISASSVVSKWRGDSEKLIKVLFDLARHHAPSTIFLDEIDAIISQRGGEGRSEHEASRRLKTELLIQMDGLTRSDELVFVLAATNLPWELDAAMLRRLEKRILVPLPEPEARKAMFEELLPQQHGEEALPYDILVERSEGYSGSDIRLLCKEAAMQPLRRLMAVLEDNQEVVPEDELPNVGPVTSDDIETALRNTRPSAHLHAHRYEKFNADYGSQILR is encoded by the exons ATGGCTGATGAACCTTCTCTCACTCGATGGTCTTTTCTG gattttaaactattttatgaTGCCAAGTTTGGGAGGAAGAGATTGCCTGAGCCGCAAAATGGTCAAACTGCTGATGAGCTCGACTCCAATGGCACTAATTCGAACGTGACTTCAAAAGAAAACCACCCTGTCAGGAACACTTCTGATATGGCTATCTACGAGCAGTACCGGAACCAG GGTACACACTCGGTGCACTCAAATGGCGTGGTGTCTAATGGATTTGATTCGAGACC GCAAAGGTCTCTGCTTCCTGCTTTTGAATCTGCAGAAATGCGTGCATTAGGAGAGAGTTTAAGTag GGACATCGTTCGAGGGAATCCAGATGTTAAGTGGGAAAGCATCAAGGGATTAGAGGATGCCAAACGCTTACTTAAAGAGGCAGTTGTTATGCCTATAAAATATCCCAA GTACTTTACTGGTCTTCTTTCACCATGGAAGGGTATTCTCCTTTTTGGCCCCCCAGGGACAGGAAAG ACAATGCTGGCAAAGGCTGTAGCAACAGAATGCAAGACCACATTTTTCAATATTTCAGCATCATCTGTTGTCAGCAAATGGCGTG GTGATTCTGAGAAGTTAATAAAAGTACTATTTGACCTAGCAAGACACCATGCACCGTCTACCATTTTTCTTGATGAAATTGATGCCATTATAAGTCAGCGCGGTGGTGAAGGACGCAGCGAGCATGAAGCTAGTAGGCGTTTGAAAACTGAGCTACTTatacag ATGGATGGTTTGACACGGTCAGATGAGCTTGTGTTTGTTCTGGCAGCAACAAACCTCCCCTGGGAATTGGATGCTGCCATGCTCCGTCGTCTTGAGAAGCGA ATCCTTGTTCCTCTCCCAGAGCCAGAAGCAAGAAAAGCGATGTTTGAAGAGCTTCTGCCCCAACAGCATGGTGAGGAGGCTCTTCCTTATGATATATTAGTGGAAAGATCAGAAGGTTACTCAGGTTCAGATATTCGATTACTTTGCAAAGAAGCAGCCATGCAGCCTTTGAGACGCCTAATGGCTGTCCTTGAGGATAACCAGGAAGTAGTGCCTGAGGATG AGCTGCCGAATGTTGGGCCAGTTACGTCTGATGATATAGAAACTGCTTTGAGGAACACCAGACCATCGGCACATTTACATGCTCATCGCTACGAGAAGTTCAATGCAGACTATGGCAGTCAAATACTCCGATGA